The genomic window GGACATCGTTGATGACGACATCCCCTAAAATCATATCTTTATACGTGTTTATCAACATAACATTTGCGTTGACATCTTGTAGATTGGTATTCGCATTTTCTGCTTTTGACTGAACAATCATCTCAGCAGATGAACTGTACTTAGGTGTGATCAAAAAGAATGTCACGCCTGCAGCCAAAGCAAATCCAGCAAGTGTAGTTGCAAGAATAAGCAACCAACGCTTCCTTAAAATATCAAATAATTCTCCTAGACTAATCGTTTCTTCCATGTTTTCTCCACTTTCTATCGTTAATATCTTTTCTTAACTTTGCGTCTTCTTAATAATTCGCTCAATAACCAGATGATAAAACTACAAATTATGAGCACGATCCCCCATTGAATAAATGTTAAAATGAAATTGGTGAGATACGTAGTTAAAAAATGATAGAGCGACTTAGAATTGATTCCGATACGCTCGACCATTCTGGAAAGGTACACAAAAAGCGGTAACGCTAAAAGCATCAGACCAGCGCCACCAACTGCATAACTTAAATAGCGCAACGCACGATGGAAAAAACGTGTGTCGATAGCAATGATTGCGATCACTAGCAGTGCGGAAACTGTCAGTGTAAAGAAAGTCAATAAGGTCAGCGTTCTCTTGTAGCCCATCACTTGCTTTCCATACGTTAAAAGATAGGGAATCTCAATATATTCACTGTAAGTTTCTATTGCAGATTTCTTCAAATTATCGATGGATTGTTGGGTTTCTGCATTGATTTCATAATCATTTTCTTTCGCATAGTCTTCGATTTTTTTCTGGATCGTTTGATCAACATCTTCTGTCCGTTCAATCATAAAAGGAATGTCGGTGTAGATCGAGCGGATGTAGTGTTCAATATTTGATTGAACGTAGGATTGAGGAACAGCGTCTGCCAATACATCTGCGGGAATATTGCTCCCTCGACCTAAATCGCTGATTCTTTGATTGATTTCTGTGGTGATCGTTTCTGAATAGTTGGCTTCTTCCATGGCTTTTTCCATGAATTGTTGATTGAACAATGTTAGTCTCAATACAACTAAAGTCATGCCGGCAAACAAACTCAAGGAACAGATGAAAGTAAGTACCCAACGGGACCCTTTTTGCATGAATTTTTGCGTACTCATGATTTCCTCCTATTTATTAGGATTGATCAACGGACCGTCAACTAACTCACAGATAACAAAAAGCCGTTCATCCGTCATGCCTAAACTATCAACAGGATAGCATGTATATAGAAGCAGTATTGGTTTATCTTTTTGACTGATCAATTCATTGATTTCCGGATCATCTTTATGACGAATCACCATTTCTTTGACTCGATAACGGTAATTCGCGTAGGTCGTATTCGCTGTTACGATATCATTCGTCTGAATACCGCTCAGTTTACCGAACCCATCAACATTGTGCCCACCGATTAATGAAGTTCCAGTCTCACCTATGTAGACAGAACCCATATATTGTCCGGCACCTTTTCGTAATATCTCATCGGTATCTCCAAAATACAAAGGCACATTCAAATTTAAAGAATCCACAATGATCTCACCGTAGCGTTCGCCACCTCGAGGGTAAGTGATACTACTAGATGGTAATTCATTGTTCTCATCTTTTGCGATATCTTCTTCTTTGACAGCTTCAAAGGTCTGTTCATTTGTTTCAAATGTTGGTACATCTGAAAGTAAAAATAAATTGATAGAAGAAGTGGCAAAATGAATGACAGGTCGCCCTATGACGTACATAAGAGAATAGCCTACTGCCAAAAAAAAGACAGGGGCAAAGAGCATTGCCCCTAATCTCTTCAGCAGTTTACGCTTTTTACGCAATTTTCGTTTTTCTTCCTACTACAACCGCACCTGCTGCGACTAATAGTAATGACGTAATTGCTAATGCACTAGCGATATAGTT from Enterococcus sp. DIV1094 includes these protein-coding regions:
- a CDS encoding class D sortase; its protein translation is MLFAPVFFLAVGYSLMYVIGRPVIHFATSSINLFLLSDVPTFETNEQTFEAVKEEDIAKDENNELPSSSITYPRGGERYGEIIVDSLNLNVPLYFGDTDEILRKGAGQYMGSVYIGETGTSLIGGHNVDGFGKLSGIQTNDIVTANTTYANYRYRVKEMVIRHKDDPEINELISQKDKPILLLYTCYPVDSLGMTDERLFVICELVDGPLINPNK